The region ATGCACGCAATTTGCTGGTCGGGTGCTTCATTGACGAGTTGGCTCACGGTGTTGGCAACGCGGGTGTGCAGGTCGGCATAGGTTTCGCTGCCTGGAACGCGCGCCTCTTCGAGGGATTGTCCTCCAAAAAAGCCGGGATAATATTTTCGGACTTCTTCGCGGGTGAGTGTGGCGAGGTCGCCGCTTTCGAGTTCGCGCAGGTCATTTTCTACTTCGGGCACGATATGGAGTATATCGCCTATCCATTCGGTTGTTTGATGGGCGCATTTTTGGGGGCTGGTGTAGAGGCCGCGAATGTCAAAGTCTTTTCTGAGGCGTTCGCCAATGAGCATGGCTTGTTGTTTGCCCCGAGGCGAGAGGGGCAGGTCGGCCCACCAGCCGT is a window of Gemmatimonadota bacterium DNA encoding:
- a CDS encoding histidine phosphatase family protein is translated as MPTDLILICHGQARERDGENHYGWWADLPLSPRGKQQAMLIGERLRKDFDIRGLYTSPQKCAHQTTEWIGDILHIVPEVENDLRELESGDLATLTREEVRKYYPGFFGGQSLEEARVPGSETYADLHTRVANTVSQLVNEAPDQQIACITHVRPIVACLQAIMGYTPEDEHKPQFACHTASIHHLQLDPGGEPTFMALNDIAHLADLPK